TGTTGAGTATCCCATACAGGATGAAGTCCGGGAGATGCTTGATCTATATAGTAAAGCTTAAGCGCTTTTTTGCATTAAAGACATGCGTTGTTTGGCGCGTGCTGCTTTATTCTTTTTGTAAACCCCTTGCTTAACTCCACGATCCATAAGACTGTAAACAGTGCTCAGCGCTGTTTGCATTTTCTCACTATCTTTTGAAGTAAGTGCACTTTCAAAAGAACGGATTGCAGTTTTTACACTAGATTTAAAAGAACGGTTACGAAGGTTGCGCTTTTCGTCTTGCTTAATGCGTTTTTGAGCAGTCGGGCACTTTTTCTTTGCAAGTCCCTTTTTTCCTTCTTCAGACATAAAATATTCCAATCGTTAAAATTGAGTGATGGAAAAAAATATACCAATTTGGGAATAATTCGTCAATCAAGCAGTGAGGCACCTTTTGATCTCTAAGAATTTTTTTATATTTATGTTTTTAATCGTGGGTGGAGCAAGCCTCTACCTTGGTGGGGAGTTTTTTTATAACCTTAATCGCTACTTCCATTTGACACACTCTGAAGAAGCTCAGGTTTCTGATTGGAAAGTGGTTGAAATCAAGTCGGGTAAATTTTCTGTTGAGGCTGTGTATCAGTTTCAAATAGAGGAAAGGGCGATCATGGGAACATACGCTTTTTCAAAACCGGTTTATCCTAATCCTTATTTGGCGGAGGATTTAGTCGAAGCGTGGCAAGAAAAAACTTGGGAAATTTGGTATAATCCTAAACAGCCCCATGATGCAGCTCTTCAAAAAGTGTTTCCCGCAAAAAAGGCGATTCATTTTGCGCTGTCTCTTGGAATTATATTGTATTTTGCTTTTCTAAATATTTATGTGAAGAGGATGCATTTTTCAGAAGAAGAGAATGAAAAAGCTCCTTCGTGATCTTTTTGCATGTCCATTTTCTTGTTAGGCTTTTTTCAAGTTGCCATGCCCACTTTCCTTGCTTGTTCTTGAGAAGGTATTCGGTGGTGTCTCCAGAGAGCATTAGAGGGCGTTTTCTGAGTTTGTTGGGAAAGAAGAAGGGAAGTCTAGGAGGGGGCTTGGGGTGGAATGACTTGATTGTCTGGGGTGTGCTTTTGTAGATTCGTGTTACGCCTTTAAAAAAATCAAGCTGATCGTAAAAAAAACCATGTCCAAAGGGAGTCATAGATGTGTAATAGGAGAGATTTTGGCGGAGGTAAAGCTCTGCAGGGGTAGCAATTTTTTTATTGTAAATCCTGTCGTGCAAAATCCAAATGACGGTGAAGCCAAGCGATGAATAGTCTTGGTTTCTTTTTTGAATAGTTTCGATTGAAATAGGAGGACATTGCACTTCAAAAATAATTTTTTTAGGAAAGAAAACAACGTCGGCAATTCTTCGAATGGACGGGAATCGATATTCAATAACGCTTCCTTGAAGGAAGCTTGCTAATGTTTTTTGAATCACTTTATGATAACGATGCATGATCTCTTGACAATATCCCTTTTTCGCTGCAATATGGACAGCATTATAATAGATAGTTCTGGCATTTTATGCTTGGACTTGTTACATAGATAGACCTGTCGCGCATCATTCCATAGGAGACAATGAGCAAATCCGGATTTAGTCAGGGTTTCGATCCCCAGCATCAACAAAAAATCGAAGAGCTCGTAGCTATTGCTAAAGAGCAGGGTTTCATCACGTATGAGGAAATCAATGAAACCCTTCCGATGACTTTTGATTCTGCTGAGCAGATTGATCAAGTACTCATTTTCTTAAGCGGAATGGATATTCAGATTTTGAATCAATCTGAAGTTGATCGCCAAAAAGAGAGAAAAAAAGAAGCTAAGGAAATGGAAGCCCTTCCGAAAAGGATGGAAGGGAGTAGTGACGATCCTGTTCGAATGTACCTAAAAGAAATGGGATCTGTCCCCCTTCTTTCTAGGGAAGAAGAGGTGGAAATCTCTAAAAGAATCGAAAAAGCTCAGATCCAGATCGAACGCATTATTATGCGGTTCCGTTATTCAACTCGCGAGTCTATCTCTATTGCTAACTATTTAATTTCTGGAAAGGATCGTTTCGACAAAATTATTGCTGAAAAGGAAATTGAGGATAAAAATAGCTTCCTTAAAAAGCTTCCAAAACTCAAGGAACTACTCTATAAAGAGGATATTATCCTAGAGAGTCTTTTGATCCATTCTTTAGAGCCAAAGCTTTCAAAAGTCGAAAAGGTTAAGCTTTCAGAGGATATCGAGAAGTGTAATGTGCGGACTCAAGCTTATTTAAGGCGCATGCATTTCCGACATAATATTACTGATGACTTTGGCGAGGTTATTCTTTCTTCCTATGATCGCTTTTTGGCTTTAGAAAAGGAGATCCAAGAACTCATTCCTCGTGCTGAAAAAAATAGGTTTGCGAAGGCAAAGCTAATGGCTGCTGAGCGAAAATTAGCGAAGCGTGAGCTTGCTGCAGGCCGCACTCTAGATAAATTCAAGAAAGACGTTCGAATGCTTCAGCGTTGGATGGATAAGAGTCAAGAGGCTAAAAGAGAAATGGTGGAGTCTAACCTTCGTCTTGTGATCTCGATTGCCAAGAAGTATACCAACAGAGGACTCTCATTCCTTGATTTGATCCAGGAAGGGAATATGGGGTTGATGAAGGCGGTCGAAAAGTTTGAGTACCGTCGAGGGTATAAATTTTCTACCTATGCCACCTGGTGGATTCGCCAAGCAGTGACACGTGCGATCGCTGACCAAGCTCGGACGATTCGCATTCCTGTTCACATGATCGAGACGATTAATAAGGTCCTTCGTGGTGCCAAGAAGTTAATGATGGAGACTGGGCGGGAGCCTACTCCTGAAGAGTTGGCATTGGAGCTCGGCCTAACCCCTGAAAGGATTCGGGAAATCTATAAGATTGCTCAGCATCCCATCTCTCTGCAGGCTGAGGTAGGGGATAGCGGAGAAAGTCAATTTGGCGACTTTATTGAAGATACTTCGATTGAGTCTCCTGATGAAGCTACGGGGTATTCCATATTAAGGGATAAGATGAATGAGGTTCTCTCGACGCTGACTGATCGAGAAAGAACTGTTCTTATCGAACGTTTTGGGCTCCTTGATGGAAAGCCTAAGACTTTAGAAGAAGTTGGAGTGCGGTTTAAAGTGACTCGTGAAAGAGTCCGTCAAATTGAGGCAAAAGCTCTTCGCAAAATGCGCCACCCGACACGGTCAAAGCAGCTTCAGGCTTTCTTAGACATCATCGAGCAGGAATAGAACGCTTTATAGAAATTCTGTAATTTTATTCTCTTGATAATTAGTAATTAATACTTATACCGGCCTTTTTTATAAAAAATTTCTTTTGTTTATTCTTCATCATACTTTATATCAGGGAAATAAGAACTATTATATTTAATCCCCTCAAGAGGTAAAAAGATGAAGTTGAGACATTTAAGGAGTTTTGGGCTGGGCATCCTTTCCTTTCTTATGATCTCTTCCCAGGCGTATGCAGCAGCTGATAGAGAAGTTCGATTAAGCGAGCTTGAACAGCAGATGAAGCAAGTGGGAACCGAGACAGCAATAGGAACCTATGGTGCGAATACAGCAACTGCGCGTCCGGAGGTTGATGGACGTGGGTGGTTCATCTCCTTTGACCTTCTATATTGGAAGGCGAGGATAGGTGGAACTGAGTATGCTTACACGGATCAGGATAGAATTGCTTCTCTTCCTATTAAAGGAAGAAAGAAAAGTATGGAATTTGACTGGAATTGGGGGATCCGAGCAGGTTTAGGCTATAATTTCGACTATGATGGTTGGGATTTTAGAGCTCGCTACACCTGGTGGGAAACTGGTGGATCAGATTCTGTTCGAGCTGGGCTCAATAGCTCCGTGATACCTCTTCGAGGATCGAGCGCATTGACGACAGCGCCTGCAGCTAACCAAACTGTTGGTGAATTTATCTTTGCGACGAGTGCTAAGTCTATGTATGACTTAGATTATCAATCCATTGATGTGGAATTAGGGCGCGATTATTATGTGAGCTCTACCGTTTCTTTTCGCCCATTTTGGGGATTGAAGACTGCGTGGATCGACCAAGAGCAGAGAACTCACTATACGGGTGGAACCCCAACAACTAACCAAGGAATAAACTTTCTTGGGCTTCAAGGGAATACAGTTCGTGTTAAAGAAGGCTGTGACTTCTGGGGTCTGGGGCCGCGTACAGGGATTGACTCTCGTTGGTATATGGGAAATAAGCTAAGCCTTTTTGGAAATATCTCTGGAGCCCTTCTACTAGGTCACTTTGATGTGGACCACAAAGAGCGTTATAGCGCCGTTGGAGATGCTAGAATTCGCCTTCATGCTAACCGTCATGCATTTGCACCGATGGTGAACTTTGAATTAGGAATGCGTTATGATACCTATCTTCATCATGATCGCCATCACCTTGGAATCGGAATTGGTTTCGAAGCTGAATACTGGTGGAGACAAAATCAGATGCTTAAGATCGATGATTTTACAGAACTTAAGTATGAGAGATATTCTGAAGACATAGCGTTTTATGGATTAACGGCTGACTTTAGGTGGGACTTCTAGTCTAGAGGGACCATCCAAAAGCAAAAAAAAGCTCTCATATTGAGAGCTTTTTTTTATCTCACTTAAATTCTTTTGATTATGTTTTAATTGAATAAAAGTTTAGATAATTCTGTACAATTATATAAATAATTTCGTATCTCTGGGTTTGGAGGAAGATTAACCTATTATGGCAGCTTCCGGTAACGACTTTGCAGCTCTCAGGAGGAGAGTCATCATAAACAAAAGAGACATGTTTTTAATAGCTTTTAAAATAAACTTAAAAAATTGTTTCATTTATTTAGGCGTTATCATTATAGAAAAAATTGAGGCAACAAAGCTAAAAATTAACCCCCATGAGGTAAAAAAAATGAAAGTGAGCTTATTGAGAAAATTCTCAGTCGCCCTTGTTACCCTTATGGCATCGTCCACTGCCTTTGCTGGCATGGACATGGATTCTCGGGTAACGCAACTTGAAAACCAGATGCAGCAAGTGCGTACTGAGACTGCCATGGGAACATATGGTGCACAAACAGCTACAGCTCGGGCGGAAGTCGACGGGCATGGCTGGTTCTTCACTGCTGACGTGTTATATTGGCACGCAAAAGTAGGTGGGACAGAATTTGCATATTCAGACAATGACCTTGCAGGAGCCTTTCCTGTAAAAGGTCGAACTAAAGACATCGATTTCGAATGGGATTGGGGTCTGCGTTTCGGGCTTGGATATAACTTCGACCATGATGGTTGGGACGTTAGACTCCAGTATGCTTGGTTTGATTCCAATGGAAGTGATTCAACTCGTGCTGGACTTAATAGCACAGTTATCCCACTTCGTGGATCATCTACCATCGTAGCAACAAGTGTTCCTGCTGTTGGAACAATTTATGATGCATTCCTGTATGCTTCTAGTGCAAAGTCGCAGTATGACTTTGACTACAAAGCAATTGACTTAGAGCTAGGTCGTGCATACTATATCAGTGGAAAGCTGTCTTTTCGACCTCACTGGGGTTTTAAGACTGCTTGGATTGATCAAGAACAAATCACTCGCTACACTGGTGGAGTCGCTACTCCTAATGACCAAGATAGGAATCTTGGACTTGGTGTGAATACAGTTCACATTAAAGACAATTGTGACTTTTGGGGTCTAGGACCACGTGTTGGTGTGGACTCTAAGTGGTATCTTGGGAATGGATTTAGCCTCTTCGGTAATGTTGCTGGTGCGCTTCTTTTCGGATACTTTGATGTAGACCACAAAGAGCGATTCAGTGCTGTTACAGATAATCGAATCAAACTTAATGCTAACCGACATGCATTCTCGCCAACAGTGCAGATGCAGCTTGGATTGCGTTTTGACAAGTACATCCATAATAACAAGCAACATCTTGGGATTGGACTTGGATTCGAAGCTAACTACTGGTGGAGGCAAAACCAGATGATTAAGATTGACGACGCCGCAGTTCTCAAATATGAGAGATATTCTGATGACGTCAGCATGCACGGTTTAACACTAGATTTCAAATGGGACTTCTAGTCTAAGCCGTAGCAATTAAGATCCTACAAAAGATGAGGCTCTGCAAGAGCCTCATCTTTTTTTTTGTTCGATTTCAATATATGTCAGTTAAGAGGTAAAAAAAAATTAACTCAAGTTAATCATTTTGTTACGTCTTTGTGTAAATTCATTATAGCTAAAGTGACTTAAATTAGTTATAGGCAGTGCTCCTTGAAAAGTTCGTCTATTCCACATTGATATTTTCTTCGCTTAGACTTTGCCTGTGCCCACTTGTGTTCAATAGGGTTTAGATCAGGGGAATAGGGAGGAAGATATTCCAAGGTATGGCCTGCAGCCTGGATCTTCTCTTGCATAGATTTGCTTTTATGGAATGAAGCATTATCCATAACCAGAATACTTTCAGAGGGAAGTTTCGGTAGCAAGTCCTCCTCTGCCCAAATGGAAAAGGCGTCTGTATTAATATTGCACTCGAATAACGCAAGTGTAAGGAGGCTTGTTCCAAGTAATGACCCTATTGCATTATATACAATTGGCTTTCCCAAACGTTTATATTCTGCGATTTTCCCTTGAAAGATTTGTCTTTTTGTTTCGCAGGCCTTGGGATGGTTGAGCGTTTTTTTTATAGCTAATTCTTAACCTCTTCATGGCACACCGAATGCCTGAAGTGCTTACTTTGAGACGATGTGCTCGTTCATAGTTGAAGGCATCAGGGTATTTCTTGATATCCTCCATCAAGACCTCTCTATCAATCTTTATTGCAGGTCTGATTTTAGTGCGCCTCGGCTCTAACCTCTTAGACCAGAGAAACACACTATTTACACTTACTCCAAAGCGTCTTGCTACTTGGGCAAAGCTTAATTTTTCTTTGCTTCGGATCGATAGAACTTTTTTTCTAAAATCTAGCGAATATGTCATTCAAAAAATTATAACTAAAACGAAATATTTTAGCTATATACATTAATAAGGAAATTCGAAAAGGTAAAGAGGTCAAATGTCTTTGATGGTGAAAAGCGAGGAGAGTTTAGAATGTTTTAAGCAATTAGATGTTTTAAGCTATGAAGAGGCAAAAAGTCAAAAAGCAAATTGGATTTGGAAACAACTGAGTCGGATTACGGCCTCAAGAGGCAGTAGAGGTTTGGTTATCTACATTAAGTGCAACGACACAGAAAAATTATCGAGCAGGCGTTAACCGAATGGTTGAGATGGGGATTTTGGATCCCTTGATGACCTTGCAGGCTTTTACCCTTGCCAATCATGAGGCAAAGATCGACCAAATCAAAGGATTTACTAATTGGGCAGAATGTACACGTCAAGCAAGAGCCGCATGTTAGATTGCGTTTACGGGATTTTTATATCGGAGGACAAAGGGGATCATCCCCAAAGCTCTTGCTAACCAAGAAGGGCATGGGAAGACCTTTTTCAAGGTGTACGATAAGGTGAAAACAGCCGCGATGAGCCAAGCCCAATGGTCGGCGTTTTTAGAGGAGCTGGAGAAAATTAGTTTTAGAGAGTGTTTGATCGCCAAGGTGATGCTCCAAGGAGGAAAGAGGGTGAGAGATGTCCTAGATCTGGAGATCGATCAGATCCGTTGGGATCGGAGAAAGATTTACTTTATGCAATCTAAGATGAAGGGGGTGAAAAAGATAACGGTGATTACCTATCCCAAGACGGTGATGGAAAAGCTCAGAGAGTATGTTGGAGAGAGGAAGGGGAGGGTTTTTGTGACCCGCACAGGAAAACCGATTCAGCTCAATAGGGTATCGGAAGCCTTTGCCAAGGCAGGAAGGAGGGCGGGAGTGCCGTTTAAGGTCACGCCGCATGTTTTGAGAACTTCCACAGTGACTTATTTGAAGCAGCAAGGGTTCCAGGATAGCGATATCATGAAGGTGACAGGACATGCCAGTGCTTCAATGGTGGCCTCCTATGACAAAACCTCCCAAGAGATCGATGCGACTGAAAAGGTGCAGCTTGTGAGCTAAGAAAAAATCATTAATTGATCCAAATATTGGATTAACATAACATTAAACACTAATTTTAAGTAAATTAAAATTAAAAAACCTATATTTAACCGTCTGGATTATTTCTTGTTAGAAAAGCTTTGTGTATGATACACTTTTGCCAAAACATAGGAGGTTTTATGGCAACGATAGCTCTAGGAAACTATCAATGTAATATTTCAAGAGGAGAATTGGCAATTACATGGAGTCAATCACAGGAGTCTATTGAAAGAGTACCTATTGAAGAAGTTATTGATATAGAAGGCACATTAACATTCCCAAATGGTCAGAATTCTGACGAACAAATTAAAAAATTTTGTATACGTTCGATTGAACATTTCGGGAATCCTGGGCAGAACAATCTTTCAATAGAAGTTAGCAAAAAGATTTTAAGTTGCTTCAAAAAACTGTGTATTGAACGGTTAGATGCGATGACTCTTCGAGAGTTGGAAAATTGGAAAAAAGATTTTGAAGTTTTAGACCATAATAATGCAAACATTAAACAATTATCTGATATAATAGCGACTAAGTTAGCAGAAAGCCGTAGAAATAATAAGTCCTGTTTTGAGATTTTTTGCGAAAAAACGTACAGCTCTTTTGATATGACAAAAATGAGTGGATCCATTGCTATCACTGCAGCAACAACAACTGCAGGAACTATTCATGGACTTTATTTAGATAATAAAGATAATCAAAATATTGGAAGTAGTATTTTACAATCATGTCTGGGTGCATGCGTTGGAGTGGCTATATCTGCCGCTCTAAATGGGGTCTATTCATGTTTCGAAAAATGTAAACAGGAGTAAATTATGGAATTTTTTAGTAAATTATTTCCTAATTGTTTAAAAAAAAACGAATGGTCTAATTTAGATGAAATCTCTACCTATAAAAAAACAGATAAATCCGTCTTTCACGATAAACTATTGGAAATAATAGATAACGTATCAAAAAATTTAAACCAAATGTCTAAATCAGAAATTGAAAAATCTTCTCTTAAAATAGGGAATTATTTCATACGACACTTAAATACCAGTTCAAATTCTGCTGATTTAGATAAAGAGGCAACTGAAATCTTGTGTAAATGCATTAAAGTAAATGCTTATTTTAAACAATCCTTTTTTAGGTTTCTTAGACAGCAACCAAGTGATGAGAATT
The window above is part of the Candidatus Neptunochlamydia sp. REUL1 genome. Proteins encoded here:
- the rpsT gene encoding 30S ribosomal protein S20; the protein is MSEEGKKGLAKKKCPTAQKRIKQDEKRNLRNRSFKSSVKTAIRSFESALTSKDSEKMQTALSTVYSLMDRGVKQGVYKKNKAARAKQRMSLMQKSA
- a CDS encoding DUF3592 domain-containing protein, which codes for MFLIVGGASLYLGGEFFYNLNRYFHLTHSEEAQVSDWKVVEIKSGKFSVEAVYQFQIEERAIMGTYAFSKPVYPNPYLAEDLVEAWQEKTWEIWYNPKQPHDAALQKVFPAKKAIHFALSLGIILYFAFLNIYVKRMHFSEEENEKAPS
- a CDS encoding competence protein CoiA family protein, encoding MHRYHKVIQKTLASFLQGSVIEYRFPSIRRIADVVFFPKKIIFEVQCPPISIETIQKRNQDYSSLGFTVIWILHDRIYNKKIATPAELYLRQNLSYYTSMTPFGHGFFYDQLDFFKGVTRIYKSTPQTIKSFHPKPPPRLPFFFPNKLRKRPLMLSGDTTEYLLKNKQGKWAWQLEKSLTRKWTCKKITKELFHSLLLKNASSSHKYLEKQNTI
- a CDS encoding RNA polymerase sigma factor, which encodes MSKSGFSQGFDPQHQQKIEELVAIAKEQGFITYEEINETLPMTFDSAEQIDQVLIFLSGMDIQILNQSEVDRQKERKKEAKEMEALPKRMEGSSDDPVRMYLKEMGSVPLLSREEEVEISKRIEKAQIQIERIIMRFRYSTRESISIANYLISGKDRFDKIIAEKEIEDKNSFLKKLPKLKELLYKEDIILESLLIHSLEPKLSKVEKVKLSEDIEKCNVRTQAYLRRMHFRHNITDDFGEVILSSYDRFLALEKEIQELIPRAEKNRFAKAKLMAAERKLAKRELAAGRTLDKFKKDVRMLQRWMDKSQEAKREMVESNLRLVISIAKKYTNRGLSFLDLIQEGNMGLMKAVEKFEYRRGYKFSTYATWWIRQAVTRAIADQARTIRIPVHMIETINKVLRGAKKLMMETGREPTPEELALELGLTPERIREIYKIAQHPISLQAEVGDSGESQFGDFIEDTSIESPDEATGYSILRDKMNEVLSTLTDRERTVLIERFGLLDGKPKTLEEVGVRFKVTRERVRQIEAKALRKMRHPTRSKQLQAFLDIIEQE
- a CDS encoding Lpg1974 family pore-forming outer membrane protein, producing MKLRHLRSFGLGILSFLMISSQAYAAADREVRLSELEQQMKQVGTETAIGTYGANTATARPEVDGRGWFISFDLLYWKARIGGTEYAYTDQDRIASLPIKGRKKSMEFDWNWGIRAGLGYNFDYDGWDFRARYTWWETGGSDSVRAGLNSSVIPLRGSSALTTAPAANQTVGEFIFATSAKSMYDLDYQSIDVELGRDYYVSSTVSFRPFWGLKTAWIDQEQRTHYTGGTPTTNQGINFLGLQGNTVRVKEGCDFWGLGPRTGIDSRWYMGNKLSLFGNISGALLLGHFDVDHKERYSAVGDARIRLHANRHAFAPMVNFELGMRYDTYLHHDRHHLGIGIGFEAEYWWRQNQMLKIDDFTELKYERYSEDIAFYGLTADFRWDF
- a CDS encoding Lpg1974 family pore-forming outer membrane protein, whose translation is MKVSLLRKFSVALVTLMASSTAFAGMDMDSRVTQLENQMQQVRTETAMGTYGAQTATARAEVDGHGWFFTADVLYWHAKVGGTEFAYSDNDLAGAFPVKGRTKDIDFEWDWGLRFGLGYNFDHDGWDVRLQYAWFDSNGSDSTRAGLNSTVIPLRGSSTIVATSVPAVGTIYDAFLYASSAKSQYDFDYKAIDLELGRAYYISGKLSFRPHWGFKTAWIDQEQITRYTGGVATPNDQDRNLGLGVNTVHIKDNCDFWGLGPRVGVDSKWYLGNGFSLFGNVAGALLFGYFDVDHKERFSAVTDNRIKLNANRHAFSPTVQMQLGLRFDKYIHNNKQHLGIGLGFEANYWWRQNQMIKIDDAAVLKYERYSDDVSMHGLTLDFKWDF
- a CDS encoding transposase, whose translation is MGKPIVYNAIGSLLGTSLLTLALFECNINTDAFSIWAEEDLLPKLPSESILVMDNASFHKSKSMQEKIQAAGHTLEYLPPYSPDLNPIEHKWAQAKSKRRKYQCGIDELFKEHCL
- a CDS encoding IS630 transposase-related protein, giving the protein MTYSLDFRKKVLSIRSKEKLSFAQVARRFGVSVNSVFLWSKRLEPRRTKIRPAIKIDREVLMEDIKKYPDAFNYERAHRLKVSTSGIRCAMKRLRISYKKNAQPSQGLRNKKTNLSRENRRI
- a CDS encoding tyrosine-type recombinase/integrase, producing MKTAAMSQAQWSAFLEELEKISFRECLIAKVMLQGGKRVRDVLDLEIDQIRWDRRKIYFMQSKMKGVKKITVITYPKTVMEKLREYVGERKGRVFVTRTGKPIQLNRVSEAFAKAGRRAGVPFKVTPHVLRTSTVTYLKQQGFQDSDIMKVTGHASASMVASYDKTSQEIDATEKVQLVS